The segment CACTAATAGATCACAAACATGGTCGAAGATAGATTTGACAATGATTAAAGCACATAATGGacttaaataaaaaaaaacaaatttgcacAACCACATGCAAGATAATAAAAATAGAGATCTTTAGCAAGGGTAATTTGTAGGAATAGATTATGTTCTATCCATATACAAGAATTATTgcctaaataatattaaatattttgtgAGCTCAAACTAAAAACGCTTTTAGAGAATTTTTGTGTAGCCTTCAAGTTGCAAATGTGTATGCAACCTTAAAGTGATTCACCAAAAGAGATATAAATGCaattcaaatatttagatgcatgtgcaaattttcttttatctgcaTAATTGGGGTCTTCTAGATCTAGTTGTAGCGACCAATATAAGAAGAGCTTAATGATAAGTAACTGGGTCTCAATAATATGTCAAGCATGGTCTTTAGAGGTATAACTAAATTGGTCACATTTCTCTTTAATTGTCTTGTTTGATGGTCTCAAAGAACACCCTCCTAAGCTTATTATAGCCCAATGTGAAGGGCAGCTAGCCTTTCTTATGAGTTGGTCATTAAATATCCACTACCTCGTTATGAGTTTCAATTCATTTGTCTTCATCTGACATACTCTAGAATTAAGATTTGAGTTTTCCCTCTAGAGTTAATTGAAATATACTTTCGACCACGAACATGATCAAATATGGGTTTCACAATGTTAAAACCTTAAAGGAAACCCTAGTAGACCTAAAAAATTGAGCATGAAAATTTTTCATTACCATACCTAAGATAGATAGAATAAAGACTTAAGAAGGATAATTTATTGAAATTCTTATAGAATGTTAGATCTTTGAATTACAAATGAAAAAatataaagaacaacaaaaaatctTCGAAAAGACTTGATAAATGATAACTAAAATAAAAAAAGTTGATAAATATTAACAAAAACCTTTTGAAAAGCCAAATTCAATGCCACAATCACACACCTATGATCCTCCTAATGTATATGAAATACTCATGATACCAAATCTTAGAAAAGAATATACATATACTTTTAAAAGCGAACATAACAAATGATTTTCTTAAAATACTATAAAACTAAATCAAATactattaaaaaaaagaaatgggTGGCTCTCAATGAAATGAACATGTTAATTATCTCACTCCTTTTCTTAATGCATGATGGCTTCTAGATGGTTGATTAAATTAACTTGTTgcaatcaaatggacaaaatataaCCGGAAATCAAACCGGTGACAGAATTGCAGAGTAACTTCCGCAACTGCACATACTGAGATTAGCTGGCTAGGGTCGATAAGGTTAGGTATCGACAAGTGCTGGaaagaaaaaattatatatatatatatatatataatgcagatTTTTTAAATGCGGTTGGAATCATGAGCCCGCCTCCCCCTCTTTCGTCTTATAGCACGCCGATGCTGAGCAACGCGTTTaccaaatattaatattttattaaaagttttCCTGGTTAATGATGATGACAATTGGATGCCCTTGTCATTGCTTTTGTAATAAACTGTTCAGATGGCTCCACAGGCGTCTTCCGCCAACCTCACAGATCATCATCCCTCCATTTAATTATTCATTTTCCTCTGTCCAAAGAATCGATCTAATAATATTAATGAATCCGGGTATATTGTGCCTGCAATTCTTTTCGTTTAACTTTCTCACCTGCATGAGAATATCCAGTTCGCTTCTCATCATAACTGTTTAAAGGAGCGTTCTAGTGTGTTGTTAAAAGGAGGGGTCTAGGTAAAGTAATTATACAATTATCTGAATCGGAAAAGCTGTATTTATAGACTCCATTCTATTTAAATTTAGGTGTTGAGATATGGCGGGATCTGTTTGCATTTAGACCGGGTTTTAAGTCGCAGAAATCTCCGGTTACAGTTTTAATGGATCCCATGATTAGAACACGCTTTTGCATGCATGTCGCTTAACTGGAGTTAAGATTGCATACCTTGAATTATTCAATGTCTGTCAGTTGTGTAGCTCACAAGATCGGGCTTGTTAACGATTTTAAAGAGACGAATGTATGattaatcttttttttcttttttcttttttcttttcgttACAGGTCGTCCCAGTTCGACAGGATCTCACCGTAGCTCTGACTTCCAGGTATGGATTCCATGTTTTGTACAATTTGTTTTGATGCTGTCTCAATTAGAGTTCCATGGTTGTTCAAACCCTAACTGCACTGTCACCTATCACATTACACTAGCATATGGAAATTTCTAGCTCTCTTAATTTTAAAGCATGTTGGTCCTCTTTTCTCTCCTCTCCTGATTTACATTTACCTGATATTTCGTGGTGGTTTCTTGACTCTTTTGTCATCCATATTTGTCCTTTCTATTTGGTCAGGTTGGTCTGCAATGtaattttcacaattttgtagttctattttttcATCTTTTCGTAAAAGATTTTGACAAAATCCAATCTAAAAACATCATTACACAAATTTGCAATGGTTAACAAAACTTGTAACTTTAAGACTAGATTGAATCATTAGTGTTGAATGTTTACAACCATataatttagattcaaattttcTAGATTCGTTATTCTTTTAACGTTGTAAGTAGAGTTTATTCATTTAATAAACAGATCAAAAGTTACAGACAAAGTAGCCTAAATCTTCAGTCAGGCGCAGATTCCCCCAgtaccaaaataataataatttataacaCAGCTCATGATAGCCCGAAACTGAGCCTTGAAATTGAAGTTAAATGCTCTATAGCTTTTTCAGGTGGGCGTATAGAGAACTTTATTCCTGCTTTTGAAGCCTGAAAGGTAATTCTGCCAAGTTATATTCGTTGGGTTAAGCTTTCCTGTAATCTTGACTTGCACATGGATTTTGAGCTTTGGATGATACTACCAGAAATGTGCAGAAATCCTTTTAGTATTTGTAGCCTAAAATGTGAATGACAGATTGAAGATTCGAGGTACAACACCAAAAAAAGTCCCAGTTATGGAAAAATCCGTGTAGTTTGTGTGATTATCTATATTATATGGGCTATGGTTAGAATCTTATTTGTAGTTCGACAGATTCTTTTGTAGGGATTTGGTTGGTAAAGTTTGTGGTATTCTTTGAAGAaacaaaaaccctaaatgaattacTGAAATATGCCTTAGCGAAAATAGTCTGCGTTTAGATTCTCCTCCATTAGTTTTAAATAAGAGTTCGATTATTTTATCTAATTAATAGTGATTTTATATTTTGTTAAGGGTACAAATTATGATATTGTGATCAAAATTTAATTGTCTAGTTTTTGAGTCAAATGTATTGACCTATATTTCATGGGTAGTGGTTGGTAAGGGTATATAGAAAGCTAAGTAAGATCAATCTAGGGAAAAACTTCACAATTAGACAGACTTGAGTTGGAGTAGGATTGTGATGGGTGACCTTTGTTGAAGTTTCAATGCTTAACTTCTTATGAACATCACTCAGATACAATGATTGTTAAATGGGTTATTTATTTTCATAAAAGATGATTTAGCATGAATCACTACTCATAAAATATGGGtcaatgaatttgacaaaaaaatctaaaaaattgaatgatgataacAACATCATAATTCTATATTTCATTTACACATAAAATAATGAACAATTATCTCATGTTATTAATAACAATAAGCAATGTCTATCCAGGATACTTATATATATTTCACCAAAATAgttaataattaaaaatttcaaTGAGTTCTAAAATTATTTTACTCAAATATGCATTACTGTTGACTGGTAGTGATAAATTTTCCTATACTAATCTATTACTTGTCCTTTTTTCGAATCAAATCATATTTGCAGAGTGACTCGGCAATGAACTATTTCGTGATTTTGTATTGTATTTTTATTGGAAACAGAAAATGAAGGCCTATCAAGGTGGCCGGATGTAAGGACACAAGCAACAACTCAGATAAGCACAGGTACTTGATTGCCCTTTCTTTCTCTTACCATAAATTAATCAGGATAGACTGAATAAAAAATGGAGGCCTAAGGGAGTTTTACTCTAGTGTTTATGATAGCAGAGGCGTGCTTTAAGACATGGGGACGTCCAAGAATTCAAATCTCATGATGCGACCAACAACTACAGATAAAATCCAGTTTGGCTTGGTTCAGTCTCCAGGGAGGTGGACAAAGCCCTGGAGATTTTTCGCAGGATTAAGATCAATCATTCGAATTTTCACGGTTCGAAACTCTCCTTGTAAATTTTTATCCCTGCCATCAGGCCCCTCGGATTCTCCATCTGCATCAAACTGCGTGACGGGCACACTATTTGGTTACAGAAAGGGTCATGTCCACCTTGCAGTGCAGGACAATCCCAAGTCGCCACCATTTCTACTCCTGCAATTGGGAACTCCAACAGTCACTCTGATCAAAGAAATGGCTTCCGGACTGGTCAGAATTGCACTAGAATGCGAGAAGACTCATGAGAGGGGAAAACTGTTTCAGGAGCCAGTGTGGGAAATGTATTGTAATGGAAGGAAGTCAGGGTATGGTATCCGAAGGGCATATTCTGAATCTGACATGAAGGTGTTAAACACTGTGCAGGCAGTTTCCATGGGAGCTGGTGTGCTTCCTTCTGATATGGAAGGAACAGAAGGTGAATTGATGTATATGAGAGCAAGATTTGAGAGAGTTATTGGATCTAAGGACTCTGAGGCATTTTACATGATGAATCCTGATGGTAGTGGACCTGAGCTCAGCATTTTTTTGCTTAGGATCTGATTTTTTTGCTTTTCTGTTTTCTGTGTATATCTgggattgcatctcattttcatTTACACGTGCCATTGCTTGATTGTTGCTGTGCGCTGCTGTATGTAATTGTACTCGAGTGTTTTGAGATTGTTTCTAGCAATTTTATACTATTTAGAAAGCTTTGTAGTACAGCCTTCTCCTTTTAAGGCATTTGTCCTCCACAGGAGGGCTAAAATTGTACATCTTGTTCAGTAAATGGAATAAACAATCTTCTCAGAGGTTTGTACCAGAGCTTCTGTACCAAATTAGTTATGTCACTTAGTTCAACAATGACAAACCAAAAACAGGCCTCTTCCTGAAGAAACTGGTTAATGCGAAACAATTTTTATCTGCATGTTTCAATATACAACAAAAGTTAATTGTGTGTCGAAGATGATGATATATAATATAAAGTCATTTATTGAAGTTCAAATTTCTAGAGACGTTTTCAGTTCAGATTTTACATATGAGTGATTCCAGATCAGGTTTTACATCTGAATGATTTTGATATTGGCATCCTTGACATTTTAACTGAAGGATGATTTCTGGTTTAGATTTGGTACTTCATATTGTTATATGAAATACTAATATATTataaacattttttaaattaaattcgaAAAATCTTTCAGAGATAAAGATGAAAACTAAGGATTGTAGCTATAACCTATAAGCCATAGGCATCTCTATGAGCTACGACCATCTAACTTTCTAAGCATCCATCATGATTTGACATTTTAGAGGCAACCTGTAATGAGCTGGAACTCGAGATGGGATAAGATTCGATTAAGATTGAAATAGACCCTGTCAACAGACCTGGCAAATTCATGTGGGTTTGGCCAACTGAAAATGCTATCTGACTGGGTCATACATGAATGGGAAGTAGGACGAAAAGCAACCTCTCCTTTCCAAACAACTTAGCAATTTTACCACCTGAGCTAACGGAGAACAAGATATTATGAGGATTTTAAGGGGTTTTAAGTGTATGTCTCTTAGGAGGAAAAGGCAATAGCCATTGTGCTTATTTCAGGTAAATATTTTATGGTTTTCTATCTATTAATTACATTGTAAAGATAATTAACTTATTCCTTaggaaaaaaattattaataaaaaaattatgattatgaAGTGTAAACTGTTATTATTTATTTCATGGTTGAATTGTTTAATGTTTAAGTAAAGCATTTTATCTTTTATCTATTACCTGTTTCATATCCGCAtcaagttttttttctttttttttggtttcttttcttaAAATAATAATGTTATAATTTGGTATGTGTTCACATATTTCATATTTCAAAGCATCCTTTCAATCCCACATATACTATGGATATGGTCAATTGAAATAATATCCCTAAAATTGCTATAGCTAAACCTAAGAATCTAAATACAAATAATTGTGgaagaaaataataaaattatgtACAATTAATATTGGAAATAGATGTTAGAATGAGTAAATTAATTATGGTCTATCAACATAGAACAACCAACCATGCACCGACCCAATTATCTCATGCCACCCAGGTTATTCATGTGTGCACGATTTCATCTATCCACCACAAATATATTAGCTAAATCCTATCAACAATGATCATAGAATTAATTATGTATATGCTTATAAATTAAATGTATTGATCCTACAGTCTCAAATCTCTTTTATGGATTTCTCCTCTGTACCATGTTTCTTTTCATGGTATCGAAGCTTAAGGATGATAGTGGAGAGCTCATTTCTATGAGTTTCTCCTAATTCGTGATTTCTTTTCATGGTATAAGCATTTCTTTTACCATGTTCATTTCACATGACCACTTGTAGACACATGGAAATGCTTATAAATAGGTTTGCACTAAACATTcctgtggtggaaaggaatgagaagtggacacCACCACAACACACTTCATCATTTTGATCACACGTTACCCATCGATCACAAATATTGGAGCCAAAAAAAGACTCATACGTTACACAATCTCCAATTCTGGACTGGTCTGGACCCAAAATAACACCTCCCAACTTAGCAAAACCTAAATGGAACCAAGATAAACATGAATCCAagcaatcaacaccatatccaaaaaACAGAGAAATTCGGATCATAGACAACACTATCAATTACCAGTCATCACTGAACATCATCTAGAGCAGAACTTCTAGAGGATCAATCAGTTTGGGAAACATATTCCAGATCACCGACTCAGAAAAACCAATACTAGtacaatatgttgacatcattgacaaccattaatgacaaccataatagcaccatcaacatcacattgcAACAGTAAGAAGTAAAAACCCAAAGTGATTATGATGAGGGGAAGTAGTTAAGTGTTGTAAATGGGTACCAAAGAAAGCTTCAAGATGGGACCCATCTTTTTCATATTATGGGTGGATATCTAAAAAAAGTTAGATAATTAAATTATGaggggattttagaatgagtaaaTTAGTCATGATCTATTGGCATAGAATAGCTGACCATGAATCGATATAGTTGTCTCACACCACCTATGTTATTCACATGTGCATACTATTTTATTTATCTGCCATTTATGTCTTAGCTCACTCTTATCTATAGTGAGCATAGAATTAATTTTATATGTTCTTATAAATTGGTTGTATTGGGCCTGCAATTCAAGATCTCTTCTATGGATTTATCCACTCTACCATGTATATCAAGTGGCTCCTACATTGTATCTTCACTACATCATCCTCATTAGAAGAGGTTATCTCAAAATCCCCCTCTTACTCTTTCTTAGGGCTAGTTTCTCTAAAAGATAACACTATCTTAGTGGCCATTGTAAGCTTGGTTAGCTTTTTAGATCTCCTTTACCTTGAAGAAACAATTTTCTCTTTCTTGCAATTAACCCCATTAGAAATATCTATAGATGGTGAGGGAGAGAAACAAATCAGTAGGCTTCTTTCCCCTCTAATTAACTTATTTTCCGTTATCCAAATTAGAGGGATCTTATCAAGACTTTTCCTTTATTATGATGGTCTAGTGGAGGGTTATCTACACCCAATTCAATAATTATAGGGTTTCATGACCTAGAATCATCTTTTACTTTTTAGGAGGGCTTGGTAGAAACTTTTTCACAAATTTGGCCTTGGAAGAAGATGGGATATTATAATAAAAGAAAATCACTTTTTTGCTACCTTGAATGTGGGGAGGGCTATGATTTTGCTGAAGGGCCAATATATTCCAAAGTTGAGTAGTAGCCAAACATAAATTACAAAATGCATACATTAGCCCCTATTGGAGCGGAGGTTAAGACCCTTCAATGCACACTTTttaatgaaagaaagaaaaaattaaggaaaaataaCTAGCTAATGGTGTGTGAGATGATTTAGAAGCAAAAAGTGATAGCCATGGAAAGTGGAAACCTTGCCTTTAAGGGTAAAATATTTGATAAGGTAGAAGAAGCTCACTACCCCGCATGACATTGGCAAATATTCTCTACTAAATCCATTTTGGTGTACTAAAATCATTCAACTTCCTTCAAGAACAAATTAATATACTCCTTGTTCGCATATTTTTTTTCTTAAGTGTGGAAACTTCTCCCTCTCATAACATAGGATCATAACTTTTCCAATTATCTCCTTTAAGAATTCAATTCTCATGCCTCCCATTTGCacctttccatccttccaattgtTCATAAATTGTGATGAAAGCTTTTTGTCTTTCCCCTTTATAGATTTAAAAAATAGAGTGAGCCCTCCCATTACAAAGATTTCTCAAACCTCAACATTTTTATTTAAGGAGACAAAGGTAGTGGGTTCGACTCTTAGTCAATGGCCCCCATTTTTTAATCTTTCACTATTTTAGAAATAATATCTAGAGAGTTGAAACTAAGATCAAAGATAGAAAGGAAACAAAAAATACTTTTTCAATGATTGGTAAATGGAATTTAGTTTTGATTAAGCATGCCACTATTAAAATGATACCTCCATACCTGTCATGTGAGACTAAGAACTTCTTCTTTACCTATCTCTATCcttgtttatatttatttttttcattttacttATGCAATCCAAGTTGATCTCATAACTAGGTTATTCATACTATTTTTTAGGTATACAAATCTACATTTTTTGGTTTTAGTCGTATAAGCCACCTTATAATGATTACTAGGTTTCATTTgaatttattaatatcattttgactatcttccatTTTAATGTAATTTTTTCCTATGTGCTAACCCTCGATGTCTATATAATGTATATTATTAACATTAGGGAAATCTTTCCAAAGGATGATCAAGTAATTATGAGATATctaaatgaaaattaaaaatatataccaCTTAAAATAGTTATTTTGGTATAAGGCCTTTGATTCAGTCTAGtgcatgattaaaaaataaaggttTATTGAtcattgaacaaaatattactggcCTGGGGGGCATATTTATGTCCAGCATACAATATTTATACACATTAAACTATAGATCATCATTAGTATTGGCTATTTGTATCCCTTGTCATTTTGAGTGGTCAATCTTCCATTGTGGGATTGGGGTTAGTAGTCATTTGTCATGTTCAATAAGGAATTTTATTTTCCAAGGGCAACACGAAAGAATTTAAGAGGTCAATAATTatcttagagtccccttcaataatCATGTTTTGAAAGCCATGTGTTATAACAAGTCTTACCCCCAACCACATAGCTTTATCATCTTTGTCATTGCTGGACCATAATCCAACTTATTTAGCATAAAATTCAATCATTTGACCTTTAGCATCTCTTATATTTGCTCCTATAGTTGTAACTCTTGGGTTGCCCTTGATACAACCATCAAATTTTAACTTAACCCACCCTTGTTTTGGTTTTCTCCATTTTATAATTTTTCTTAAGAATCCCTTGTTGGGTTTTATTTTATTCATGGGGAAAGTGATGCCCTATTTTCACTTTATAGATAGTTCTCAACTAGAGGGGAGATGACTAGCATCTTGATTCTTAataaatttgatgttttcttttaaCCTATTTTTTATAATTTGTAAGACCTCCTTGCTCTTTTTAGCTTCCTCCCTAAAGattctattatttttttctttccaaatccCACAAGAAAAAAAATAGGGGAATTTGGTTGCATAGCTCTCTAATAATAGGATGTTTGAGGCGGGTACAATCTTTCTAGATCCCAATAAAGTCTTTTATGGTTTTTGGATTGACCCAATATCCGTGAAGAGAGGATAACACTTTATCGTGGAATTATTTAGCAAATATGTAGTAAAGAACAAGGTGGTACATCGATTCTTCATCATTACAAAAAATAATACATCTATTTATGAGATTAAATCCTGGTTTCATAAGATTATTGGTTACAATTTTGTCTTGATTTTCTATCCTCCAAAAGTGAGTGATCTCTACGATCAATTTATATTTTCAGACTAGGCTCCACCTAATATTAGGTCATCTAGTTCTAATATTTCTCTATCAAATAGTAGGAGGATATTGTGATATAGCTGGATGGATTGGGAGCCGAAATTGGTtcatcaattatatatatatattgaacaaGTACCAGTCACCTAAACACTTCATAAGTTGATCTTAAGACAtatcatttataaataattagaaaGAGAAAGCCTTCCATTTTGGATCCCTTCCACAAAATCCACATAGTCAAACAACATTGTGTCTAGTGTCTATTTAGTTGATATTTTAAAGTAGGAATGGTGGGGATCAACTCTAGAAAAATGTTATTGATTCATACATGCTCCCAAAAATTAATCATTCTTTGATTTCCTACATGCCACCTGGTTCATTGGTTTAGGACTTCCTTTGTATTTAAGATGTTATTCTAGGTCATAGAACCCTTAgatagaaaaggaaagaataaatcaTCTCAGCCTAGGTATTTAGCATGAGAAAGTCTAGTGTTGTCTTTTTTTACCTAAAAGTAGGTTCTAGCAATTCTTTTCTAAGATGTCTTAATTAAAGCATTGTAACTTTCTAAACTTAATTCTTCTTAGCTTTTTTAGGTTGACAAACTATGTCTCTTTTAATTAAGGCCATTCTCTCTTTGTCCTTCACTCTCATCCACAAGAATAATTTTTATAACTTGTTCTATTTTTTGTACCACAAATGTGGGGAATTTAAATAAGATTTACACAAGTATATTTTGGAGAGAAATTTTTAGGACTTGGCATTTTTTTGCCTAAATTAGGAGTTTACATTTCCACTTTGCTACCTTTCATTGTATCTTCCTATTATTCCAAACCAATAATTGTGAGAAAGGTTTTTGATGTTAAAGGGAGCTTAAGATAGGTACTAGGCAAGGAATCCTTTTGACAACCGAATATGCTTGTAGTATTATTCTATAAGTGTTATTTAATATTGAATAAATATAGAGAACTTTTATTATAATTCATATGTTGTCCTcaaaattgtgcatacagatttgaCATTGTCTTCCGTTGTTTCGCTTCATGGATTGAAGAGTATGTAAAATGAATGGTATCATCAATAAATTTCTAATGTGAGGAGAGTGGGATGTGTTGAccatagtgttatcacaatgaatcATAGATAAATCAAGAATGAATCACCTGTCTTAACAGTAACTAAATCACTTAAAGGTTCCTTTGGGGTTTGATCTTGACCATGCAAAATAACTTAGTTGGTCAATGCGATTGTTATACAAGGGGCATTGTTGGTAACAacaagtatttaattataaataaaataatttagacTCCCACAAAATGTAAACATTATAATAAAAAAACTGTTCATAAGAAGATATGAAAGTGTGATGGGTGAAAATGGAATCACGTAAgataagacctaatcccactttcgCTCACACATTAGAATAGGAAAGAGaataaggagatgattcactttgacttcctcttATAAAAGAGATTCAAGgaacatctttagggtttctattccattGTTGCTATGAGGGAAAATGAGCCAAATGTAAATAAGTAATGCACTAAGCTagggaaatgaatgaaaatgacTATATAAATTGCAATAATAGAGAGATAATGAGCTAAAAATAAGGTAAAAGTTATAGAACAAGTAATGAAATCCTGATGTGCACCTGTCACACCAAAAACTAAGCCTGATTGAGCCAGATCATGGTGCTAGATGCTTTGGTCCCTATTACTATGTTGAGCAGAAAGTCTGGAATCTATAAATGGGAGTCTTGAGAAGCCAAactgccaaaatctcttggaaaatGAAGAGGACCAGAGCACTGGGAACCTTGGTCCAGGACTAGGGCCTGCTTTTGGATCTGAGTCTATGTCTATGAGTCTTGATTTTTAAAAGATCACAACTTCATCGAATTTCTGTACCTAAACCTAAAAGGTGGGAAAAGGTGTgtgggtagctatatagggttttcccttagtcaaaccccttattttggtgtttttcacctccacaaatagccaataaagtaTTGTAAAGcgtgtgtgccctagaatctcatgtgtttgtaagattcctatgagctagaatgaaaaactagagttctaccctatgtttggagTAAAAACTATAgagatgaaaataacatgaaatcataccaaaccctaagggagaggtacatgccaatcaatagtcggtgatcttcttcttattcttcaatatctcctaagcttccatGATTGATAAAAAaggttgatgaagatttgattgatgaTAAATTTACTGATTGAAGACTTGACATAAAACCTGCATTTTCATTTCATAAGAGTTTCCTTTAATTGcttgtagatggatccttcaaatgaggaaaggaaaggttatatgTATGAAAGCCTGACTTCATTTTTGATCATAGGACGACGTAAAATTGACATAATTTCACACAAAGCGGGaattaaacattataatactaccAAAAAATGATCCCAAAATTTGAGGACAAAAAGTCGAGACCAGGGCGAATCACCATGATCTGACtgacattttttcaaatttttagggatgcaaggtatcacaATT is part of the Cryptomeria japonica chromosome 10, Sugi_1.0, whole genome shotgun sequence genome and harbors:
- the LOC131039149 gene encoding protein MIZU-KUSSEI 1, with protein sequence MGTSKNSNLMMRPTTTDKIQFGLVQSPGRWTKPWRFFAGLRSIIRIFTVRNSPCKFLSLPSGPSDSPSASNCVTGTLFGYRKGHVHLAVQDNPKSPPFLLLQLGTPTVTLIKEMASGLVRIALECEKTHERGKLFQEPVWEMYCNGRKSGYGIRRAYSESDMKVLNTVQAVSMGAGVLPSDMEGTEGELMYMRARFERVIGSKDSEAFYMMNPDGSGPELSIFLLRI